A portion of the Streptomyces erythrochromogenes genome contains these proteins:
- a CDS encoding sensor histidine kinase, producing the protein MSAGRRRLGRVWRRRGPLRTRLALSVTAAVALVAVGVCAAAYLVVRSALYEQLDLSLTQSARLAAQRNPGSAPGVLAGECRFLAAPACAEVVPADPAADPRPPGQLPVAPAARKVAQGTKSPYYTNITVAGHPARMLTTDYAEGRALQVALRADTALDGIEEAARWLVLTAAAGVLLAALLGHWVSRTGLAPVARLTATAERIAATRDARHRIELPPPGREDEITRLATSFNTMLDELEQSIAAQRQLVADASHELRTPLTALRTNAELLARADRLTPEQRDRASTALGRQLREVTGLVNDLIELARDEEPQPLVEQVRLGALVEHCAQAARTHWPAVAFHVRVPAEPVVVPGVPARLSRLLGNLLDNAAKFSPSGLPVEVELAVGAPGRGPQLTVRDHGPGISPQDLPHVFDRFYRAGTARALPGSGLGLAMARQIARAHSADLTAEAAPGGGALFRLTF; encoded by the coding sequence GTGAGCGCCGGCCGCCGGCGCCTCGGCCGGGTCTGGCGCCGGCGCGGCCCCCTGCGCACCCGCCTCGCCCTGTCCGTCACCGCCGCCGTCGCCCTCGTCGCGGTCGGGGTGTGCGCGGCGGCGTACCTGGTGGTCCGCTCCGCCCTCTACGAGCAGCTCGACCTCAGCCTCACCCAGTCCGCGCGCCTCGCCGCCCAGCGCAACCCGGGATCCGCACCCGGCGTCCTGGCGGGGGAGTGCCGCTTCCTGGCCGCCCCCGCATGCGCGGAGGTCGTCCCCGCCGACCCCGCCGCCGACCCCCGCCCGCCGGGACAGCTCCCCGTCGCCCCCGCCGCCCGCAAGGTCGCACAAGGCACGAAGTCCCCCTACTACACGAACATCACGGTCGCCGGACACCCCGCCCGGATGCTCACCACCGACTACGCCGAGGGCCGCGCACTCCAGGTCGCCCTGCGCGCCGACACCGCCCTGGACGGCATCGAGGAAGCCGCCCGCTGGCTGGTCCTGACCGCCGCCGCCGGCGTCCTGCTGGCCGCCCTCCTCGGCCACTGGGTCTCACGCACCGGCCTGGCCCCGGTCGCCCGGCTCACCGCGACCGCCGAGCGGATCGCGGCCACCCGCGACGCCCGCCACCGCATCGAACTGCCCCCACCCGGACGCGAGGACGAGATCACCCGCCTGGCCACCAGCTTCAACACCATGCTGGACGAACTCGAACAGTCCATCGCCGCACAGCGCCAACTCGTCGCCGACGCCTCCCACGAACTGCGCACCCCGCTCACGGCACTGCGGACCAACGCCGAACTCCTCGCCCGCGCCGACCGCCTCACCCCCGAACAGCGCGACCGCGCCTCCACCGCGCTGGGCCGGCAACTGCGCGAGGTGACGGGTCTGGTCAATGACCTGATCGAGCTGGCCCGCGACGAAGAACCCCAGCCGCTGGTGGAACAGGTCCGCCTGGGCGCCCTGGTGGAACACTGCGCGCAGGCCGCCCGCACGCACTGGCCGGCGGTGGCCTTCCACGTACGGGTGCCGGCCGAGCCCGTCGTGGTGCCCGGCGTCCCCGCACGGCTCAGCCGCCTGCTGGGCAACCTCCTCGACAACGCCGCCAAGTTCAGCCCCTCCGGCCTGCCCGTCGAGGTCGAGCTGGCGGTGGGCGCCCCGGGCCGGGGCCCGCAGCTGACGGTCCGCGACCACGGCCCCGGCATCTCCCCGCAGGACCTCCCGCACGTCTTCGACCGCTTCTACCGCGCCGGCACGGCCCGCGCCCTGCCGGGCTCGGGCCTGGGCCTGGCCATGGCCCGGCAGATCGCCCGGGCCCACTCCGCCGACCTGACGGCAGAAGCCGCCCCGGGCGGCGGCGCCCTCTTCCGCCTGACGTTCTGA
- a CDS encoding response regulator transcription factor, translated as MSSTNSTDTTGGRRRILVVDDEPEVRAAVEDGLTVEGYEVRGAADGLAALSQVAAWEPDAVVLDVMMPVLDGLGVCRQLRAMGDRTPVLVLTALDSVSERVDGLEAGADDYLVKPFALDELIARVRALLRRAAPAPAGAAPLGFADLVLDPATRTGRRGGRPLEFSRTEAALLELLLRHPGQVLPRELILELVWGRDFGPDSNSLAVYVGYLRRKLEAAGEPRLVHTVHGVGYRLDAA; from the coding sequence ATGAGCTCCACGAACAGCACAGACACCACGGGCGGCCGGCGGCGCATCCTCGTCGTCGACGACGAGCCCGAGGTACGGGCGGCCGTCGAGGACGGACTCACCGTCGAGGGGTACGAGGTCCGCGGCGCCGCGGACGGCCTCGCCGCCCTCTCCCAGGTGGCGGCCTGGGAACCCGACGCGGTCGTCCTCGACGTCATGATGCCCGTCCTCGACGGCCTCGGCGTCTGCCGGCAGCTGCGGGCGATGGGCGACCGCACCCCCGTCCTCGTCCTGACCGCCCTGGACTCCGTCAGCGAACGCGTCGACGGACTGGAGGCGGGCGCCGACGACTACCTCGTCAAACCCTTCGCCCTCGACGAGCTGATCGCCCGGGTCCGCGCCCTGCTGCGGCGGGCCGCACCCGCACCCGCCGGCGCCGCCCCGCTCGGCTTCGCCGACCTCGTCCTCGACCCCGCGACCCGCACCGGCCGCCGGGGCGGCCGCCCGCTGGAGTTCAGCCGCACCGAAGCGGCCCTGCTCGAACTCCTCCTGCGCCACCCCGGCCAGGTACTCCCGCGCGAGCTCATCCTCGAGCTCGTGTGGGGACGCGACTTCGGCCCGGACTCCAACTCCCTCGCCGTCTACGTCGGCTACCTGCGCCGCAAACTGGAGGCCGCGGGCGAACCCCGCCTCGTGCACACCGTCCACGGTGTCGGCTACCGGCTGGACGCGGCGTGA
- a CDS encoding UDP-N-acetylglucosamine--N-acetylmuramyl-(pentapeptide) pyrophosphoryl-undecaprenol N-acetylglucosamine transferase yields MTTTTSHPPAAGALSVVIGAGGTGGHIYPGLALAEALRAAVPGAVVSFIGTERGLEGELIPGAGYRLHTVDMIPFDPALGAKRYLLPAALLRSAHQARSVIRAQGAHVVVGMGGYPSAPAVLGARLAGLPAVIHESNAVPGRANQFAARLTSHVAVAFDRSRAHLAGGERALTTGMPISAALSGLAELPGAQRAALRVEARRALGVAAGRRLVVFNGGSLGAVRLTRAAAALAGLWQGRDDVQLLVKTGPAVLADTVAELAASGGQRIARAVPYLDRMDLVYAAADLVVCRAGSATVAELAATGVPAVLVPYPYAPGDHQTHNARVLSDAGAGLLLPDAETTAERLAGLVGPLLADPARLSAMAGAADSGPHARAAELLAAEVLRVAGLAPTSVVSDLEHA; encoded by the coding sequence ATGACCACCACCACATCACACCCGCCTGCGGCCGGGGCGCTCTCCGTCGTGATCGGTGCGGGCGGCACCGGCGGGCACATCTATCCAGGGCTCGCTCTCGCGGAGGCGCTGCGGGCCGCCGTGCCCGGCGCCGTGGTCTCGTTCATCGGGACCGAGCGGGGCCTGGAGGGCGAGCTGATCCCCGGTGCCGGCTACCGCCTGCACACCGTCGACATGATCCCCTTCGATCCCGCCCTGGGCGCGAAGCGGTACCTGCTGCCCGCGGCGCTGCTGCGCTCGGCGCACCAGGCGCGCTCGGTGATCCGGGCGCAGGGCGCCCATGTCGTCGTGGGCATGGGCGGGTATCCGAGCGCGCCCGCCGTGCTCGGTGCCCGGCTGGCCGGGCTGCCGGCGGTGATCCACGAGTCCAACGCGGTGCCGGGCCGCGCCAACCAGTTCGCGGCCCGGCTCACCTCGCACGTCGCGGTGGCCTTCGACCGCAGCCGGGCCCATCTGGCGGGCGGGGAGCGGGCGCTGACCACCGGGATGCCGATCTCCGCGGCCCTGTCCGGTCTCGCCGAGCTGCCCGGGGCGCAGCGGGCGGCGCTGCGCGTGGAGGCCCGGCGGGCGCTGGGGGTGGCGGCGGGTCGGCGGCTGGTCGTCTTCAACGGCGGCAGCCTGGGCGCGGTGCGCCTGACCCGGGCGGCGGCCGCGCTGGCGGGCCTGTGGCAGGGCCGGGACGACGTACAGCTGCTGGTGAAGACCGGTCCGGCCGTACTGGCGGACACGGTGGCCGAGCTGGCGGCGTCGGGCGGGCAGCGGATCGCGCGGGCCGTGCCGTACCTGGACCGGATGGACCTGGTCTACGCGGCGGCCGACCTGGTGGTGTGCCGTGCGGGCTCGGCGACCGTCGCCGAGCTGGCGGCGACCGGGGTCCCGGCGGTGCTGGTGCCGTACCCGTACGCGCCGGGCGACCACCAGACTCACAACGCGCGGGTGCTGTCCGACGCGGGCGCCGGGCTGCTGCTGCCAGACGCCGAGACCACCGCCGAGCGCCTCGCCGGCCTCGTCGGGCCGCTGCTGGCCGATCCGGCGCGGCTGTCGGCGATGGCCGGCGCCGCCGACTCCGGCCCGCACGCGCGGGCCGCCGAGCTGCTGGCCGCCGAGGTCCTGCGCGTCGCCGGCCTCGCCCCCACTTCCGTCGTCTCTGATCTGGAGCACGCTTGA
- a CDS encoding SDR family NAD(P)-dependent oxidoreductase, producing MNSWTGRTVLVTGAEGFIGSTLVDLLVARGARVRAFVHYKPYAEKGHLARYLADPDGAVEMWAGDVRDAGRVSDAVAGCDTVFHLAALIGIPYSYASPGAYVQTNVTGTQNVAEACRRHGVRRLVHTSTSEVYGTALTAPISESHPLQPQSPYSASKIGADMMALSFHHAFELPVAVVRPFNTYGPRQSARAVIPTILAQLHAGSREVRLGSLTPTRDFTYVTDTAEGFLAVAGCERALGEVVNLGTGEEISVGALAQALVKASGRDAEVVVDPARLRPSGSEVQRLLSDNARARDWAGWRPRVGLEEGLRRTSEWIAANPSLFAPDRYAV from the coding sequence ATGAACAGCTGGACCGGCCGTACTGTCCTGGTCACCGGCGCGGAGGGCTTCATCGGCTCGACGCTGGTGGACCTGCTGGTGGCGCGGGGTGCGCGGGTGCGCGCCTTCGTCCACTACAAGCCGTACGCGGAGAAGGGGCACTTGGCGCGCTACCTCGCCGACCCGGACGGTGCGGTGGAGATGTGGGCGGGTGACGTCCGTGACGCGGGCCGGGTCAGTGACGCGGTGGCCGGCTGCGACACCGTCTTCCATCTGGCGGCGCTGATCGGGATTCCGTACAGCTACGCCTCGCCGGGTGCGTACGTGCAGACGAACGTGACGGGCACGCAGAACGTGGCGGAGGCCTGCCGGCGGCACGGGGTGCGGCGGCTGGTGCACACCTCGACGAGCGAGGTCTACGGGACGGCGCTGACCGCCCCCATTTCCGAGAGCCACCCGCTGCAGCCGCAGTCCCCGTACTCGGCTTCGAAGATCGGCGCGGACATGATGGCGCTGTCCTTCCACCACGCGTTCGAGCTGCCGGTGGCGGTGGTGCGTCCGTTCAACACCTACGGGCCGCGGCAGTCGGCGCGCGCGGTGATCCCGACGATCCTGGCCCAGCTGCACGCCGGGTCGCGGGAGGTCCGCCTCGGATCGCTGACGCCGACCCGGGACTTCACGTACGTGACGGACACGGCGGAGGGCTTCCTGGCGGTGGCCGGGTGCGAGCGGGCGCTGGGTGAGGTGGTCAACCTCGGTACCGGTGAGGAGATCTCCGTCGGGGCGCTGGCGCAGGCCCTGGTGAAGGCTTCCGGGCGGGATGCGGAGGTGGTGGTGGACCCGGCGCGGCTGAGGCCGTCGGGCAGTGAGGTGCAGCGGCTGCTGTCGGACAACGCGCGGGCCCGGGACTGGGCGGGCTGGCGGCCTCGGGTCGGTCTGGAGGAGGGGTTGCGGCGGACCTCGGAGTGGATCGCGGCGAACCCTTCGCTGTTCGCGCCGGACCGTTACGCGGTCTGA
- a CDS encoding ATP-binding protein: MDLAQRRLHHRRRTQRRPSHPRRLGLHHLGDSTALIASELATNAVRYTSTPFQLRLIRTEYSLTCEVIDDNSTSPQLRHADDTDEGGRGLFITSQLTENWGVRPARRGKAIWAEQAVHPA; encoded by the coding sequence ATGGACCTGGCCCAACGACGCCTCCACCATCGCCGACGCACGCAGCGCCGTCCGTCACACCCTCGCCGCCTGGGCCTGCACCACCTGGGGGACAGCACCGCCCTGATCGCCAGCGAACTCGCCACCAACGCCGTCCGGTACACCTCCACCCCCTTCCAACTCCGCCTGATCCGCACCGAGTACTCCCTGACCTGCGAAGTCATCGACGACAACAGCACCTCTCCCCAACTACGCCACGCCGACGACACCGACGAAGGCGGCCGAGGCCTGTTCATCACCTCCCAGCTCACCGAGAACTGGGGCGTGCGCCCCGCCCGCCGCGGCAAAGCCATCTGGGCCGAACAGGCAGTGCACCCCGCCTGA
- a CDS encoding C40 family peptidase has translation MAMRTTAVAAATALTLLTAWEGAHSATAAATTAAPKTAAVAAAGECRVLAPGASAVAEKAVAAACEQIGVWYTWGGGHGPQPGPTYGQVDPSDPDSAHDPERLGFDCSGLVRYAYHRAAGGDPLTGNAYHQFHSPQVQQRFTAGQGTAPLLPGDLLAWGSGGSVHHIAIYLGAGKMVEARESGTRITVSDVRLGGDYAGAVRIAPPAQAPGTFSTWGTDVWTHKEPSTTSPRVHKFPGPTTVRIDCQKHAEPVTAEGYTNDAWSYLPEYGAWITNIYIKGPAWLDGVRTCP, from the coding sequence ATGGCGATGCGCACGACAGCGGTGGCGGCGGCGACGGCGCTCACCCTCCTGACCGCATGGGAAGGAGCCCACAGCGCCACCGCGGCCGCCACCACCGCGGCACCGAAGACAGCGGCGGTGGCGGCGGCGGGGGAGTGCCGAGTACTCGCCCCCGGCGCCTCCGCGGTGGCCGAGAAGGCCGTGGCAGCCGCCTGCGAACAGATCGGCGTCTGGTACACCTGGGGCGGCGGCCACGGACCACAACCGGGCCCCACCTACGGCCAGGTCGACCCCAGCGACCCCGACAGCGCACACGACCCCGAGCGCCTCGGCTTCGACTGCTCGGGACTGGTCCGCTACGCCTACCACCGCGCGGCCGGCGGCGACCCGCTGACCGGCAACGCCTACCACCAGTTCCACTCACCGCAGGTGCAACAGCGGTTCACCGCCGGGCAGGGGACCGCACCACTGCTCCCGGGGGACCTCCTGGCCTGGGGCTCGGGGGGCTCCGTCCACCACATCGCGATCTACCTGGGCGCGGGCAAGATGGTCGAGGCCCGGGAATCGGGCACCCGGATCACCGTCAGCGACGTACGGCTGGGCGGCGACTACGCCGGAGCGGTCCGCATCGCACCGCCGGCGCAGGCACCCGGCACGTTCAGCACCTGGGGCACGGACGTGTGGACCCACAAGGAGCCGTCCACCACCAGCCCGCGCGTCCACAAGTTCCCCGGCCCCACCACGGTGCGCATCGACTGCCAGAAGCACGCCGAACCCGTGACCGCCGAGGGCTACACCAACGACGCCTGGTCCTACCTGCCCGAGTACGGGGCGTGGATCACCAACATCTACATCAAGGGCCCCGCCTGGCTGGACGGCGTACGCACCTGCCCCTGA
- a CDS encoding MBL fold metallo-hydrolase yields MTLAPARTTPAAHPERLERGHPFRQWKTWRIPGTEFTLTGYSRANDKTFFHIPELRCALDAGLAEGRQPETVFLTHTHHDHSKDLDYLAARADGVDIHLPAAAVPYVESFLRASAELNHGAAYDPALAAGCRLHGVRGGDEFAFGRRGHRVRVVECVHKVPCVGYAFSEPRKALLPEYEELRRGLAEQGRGAEFGRILAERRKEGVEVEREVLRPLFAFLGDTHVSVFEDNPWLLEYPVVITECTFLDDAELARADRVGHTVWSRLKPVVEAHPETLFVLTHFSLRHSDQDVLDFFRDERPANVLLWAHPESRLPEQHQHG; encoded by the coding sequence ATGACACTGGCCCCTGCGCGGACGACACCGGCCGCCCATCCCGAGCGGCTGGAGCGGGGGCACCCGTTCCGGCAGTGGAAGACCTGGCGGATACCCGGTACCGAGTTCACCCTCACCGGCTATTCGCGGGCCAACGACAAGACGTTCTTCCACATCCCGGAGCTGCGGTGCGCGCTCGACGCCGGGCTGGCGGAGGGGCGGCAGCCGGAGACCGTCTTCCTCACCCATACCCACCACGACCACTCCAAGGACCTCGACTACCTGGCCGCCAGGGCCGACGGGGTCGACATCCACCTGCCGGCCGCGGCAGTGCCGTACGTGGAGTCGTTCCTGCGGGCGTCCGCCGAGCTGAACCACGGCGCCGCCTACGACCCTGCGCTCGCCGCGGGCTGCCGGCTGCACGGGGTGCGCGGCGGTGACGAGTTCGCCTTCGGGCGGCGCGGCCACCGTGTGCGGGTGGTGGAGTGCGTCCACAAGGTGCCGTGCGTGGGGTACGCGTTCTCCGAGCCGCGCAAGGCGCTGCTGCCCGAGTACGAGGAACTGCGGCGCGGCCTCGCGGAGCAGGGCCGGGGTGCGGAGTTCGGCCGGATCCTCGCCGAGCGCCGCAAGGAGGGCGTGGAGGTCGAACGGGAGGTGCTCAGGCCGCTGTTCGCGTTCCTCGGGGACACCCACGTGAGCGTCTTCGAGGACAATCCGTGGCTGTTGGAGTATCCGGTGGTCATCACCGAGTGCACGTTCCTCGACGACGCCGAGCTGGCGCGCGCCGACCGGGTCGGGCACACCGTGTGGAGCCGGCTGAAGCCGGTCGTCGAGGCCCACCCGGAGACCCTCTTCGTCCTCACCCATTTCAGCCTGCGCCATTCGGACCAGGACGTGCTCGACTTCTTCCGCGACGAGCGGCCCGCGAACGTGCTGCTGTGGGCGCATCCGGAGAGCCGGCTGCCGGAGCAGCACCAGCACGGCTGA
- a CDS encoding rhomboid-like protein, with protein MNSSPLPGPLGRALRAVRWYPRRAPLTLAFVCLLLAGHAWIGRVSADRAAAVLGYLSTNLDNLRDHPLPALVGSALFFDGTLTDVASTDFVGTLITLGLGVCCFLAWAESRWGKRRAVAVFLGGHVAATLLTAAVIGVGLRYGWYPAAVRGSLDYGVSYGAQTVLAVGTLALPRRGRLPWAVFVLAWPLGGLEWNGPLPDFTTVGHLLAAVLGFGLLAVPAFRRRRVRAGGPSSAAAEAGAGAGAGASAGAGAGAGAPPSV; from the coding sequence ATGAACTCATCGCCACTGCCGGGGCCCCTCGGCAGAGCGCTCCGCGCCGTGCGGTGGTATCCGCGCCGTGCGCCGCTGACCCTGGCCTTTGTCTGCCTGCTCCTGGCCGGCCACGCGTGGATCGGCCGGGTGTCCGCCGATCGGGCGGCCGCCGTGCTGGGGTACCTCAGCACCAACCTGGACAACCTGCGGGATCATCCGCTGCCGGCGCTGGTCGGCAGCGCGTTGTTCTTCGACGGGACGCTCACGGACGTCGCGTCGACGGACTTCGTGGGCACCCTGATCACCTTGGGTCTCGGGGTGTGCTGCTTCCTGGCGTGGGCGGAGTCGCGGTGGGGGAAGCGGCGCGCGGTGGCGGTGTTCCTCGGCGGGCATGTCGCGGCCACGCTGCTGACCGCCGCCGTCATCGGTGTCGGGCTGCGGTACGGCTGGTATCCGGCGGCGGTGCGGGGGTCCTTGGACTACGGGGTCAGTTACGGCGCGCAGACGGTGCTGGCGGTCGGCACGCTCGCCCTGCCGCGCCGGGGCCGCCTGCCCTGGGCGGTGTTCGTGCTCGCGTGGCCTCTGGGCGGGCTGGAGTGGAACGGGCCGCTGCCGGACTTCACCACGGTCGGCCATCTCCTGGCGGCGGTCCTCGGCTTCGGGCTGCTGGCCGTCCCGGCCTTCCGGCGCCGGCGGGTCCGCGCCGGCGGGCCGTCCTCCGCCGCCGCCGAAGCCGGGGCCGGGGCGGGAGCCGGTGCCAGTGCCGGAGCCGGAGCCGGGGCCGGGGCGCCTCCCTCGGTGTGA